In a genomic window of Sutcliffiella sp. FSL R7-0096:
- a CDS encoding GNAT family N-acetyltransferase: MLIRYKKSFEKIAMGLMSFMPTEKELKKLQQSMRDYEDKENWQLFLWKEDDIIGLIGIELEEDSFTIQHISVIPSHRGQGFGKKMVVALTETYPNKAVKTTQYTTAFIEKCDLDEKECSE; encoded by the coding sequence ATGTTAATTCGTTATAAGAAGAGCTTTGAGAAAATTGCTATGGGTCTTATGTCCTTTATGCCAACTGAAAAAGAGCTGAAGAAGTTACAGCAATCCATGAGAGACTACGAAGATAAAGAAAACTGGCAGCTTTTTCTTTGGAAAGAAGACGATATCATTGGACTGATCGGTATCGAGTTGGAGGAGGACAGCTTCACCATTCAACATATCAGTGTCATACCATCCCATCGTGGACAAGGTTTTGGCAAGAAAATGGTCGTGGCGCTCACAGAAACCTATCCTAACAAAGCGGTGAAAACAACACAATATACAACTGCATTTATTGAAAAATGTGATCTAGATGAAAAAGAATGTAGTGAATAA
- the ribD gene encoding bifunctional diaminohydroxyphosphoribosylaminopyrimidine deaminase/5-amino-6-(5-phosphoribosylamino)uracil reductase RibD, protein MDDQYYMKFAIDLAKRATGQTSPNPVVGSVVVKDGEIVGFGAHLKAGESHAEVNAIKMAGSNKTKGSTVYVTLEPCSHYGKTPPCSDLLIQSEVNRVVIASVDPNPLVAGKGIEKLRKAGIEVDLGICQEEALALNKVFFHYLKTNQPYVTLKTAASLDGKTATHTFESKWITGAEARLDVHQYRHQHDAILVGVGTVLADNPSLTTRLPNGGKNPIRIILDTQLRTPLHAKVVTDGEAPTWIITGAKPDVEKEKALQNKDGVRVLSLPSLKVDIVPLLSLLGEEGVTSLFVEGGSTVNGSFLKEKAINQVITYIAPKLIGGNDAPTLIGGEGFATMAETVDLEIKECTQVGKDLKIVSVPILNGKEE, encoded by the coding sequence TTGGACGATCAATACTATATGAAATTTGCAATAGATCTTGCAAAACGTGCAACAGGCCAGACCTCTCCTAACCCAGTGGTAGGGTCAGTCGTTGTAAAAGACGGGGAGATTGTTGGATTTGGTGCACATCTTAAAGCAGGCGAATCACACGCGGAAGTAAATGCCATCAAGATGGCAGGGTCCAATAAAACAAAAGGTTCGACTGTTTATGTCACTTTGGAACCTTGTAGTCATTATGGTAAAACTCCCCCATGCTCGGATTTGCTCATCCAATCCGAAGTGAATAGAGTAGTCATTGCATCAGTCGATCCCAATCCTCTGGTAGCAGGAAAAGGAATTGAAAAGCTCCGCAAAGCCGGTATAGAGGTGGACTTGGGAATATGTCAGGAAGAAGCACTAGCTTTAAATAAAGTGTTTTTTCACTACTTAAAGACGAATCAGCCTTATGTGACGTTGAAAACGGCTGCAAGCTTGGACGGTAAAACGGCAACTCATACATTTGAGAGCAAGTGGATTACAGGAGCGGAAGCACGCTTGGATGTCCATCAGTACCGGCATCAACACGATGCGATCCTAGTCGGGGTGGGTACGGTGCTAGCCGATAATCCGAGCCTGACAACCAGACTACCGAACGGTGGAAAAAATCCGATAAGAATTATTTTGGACACTCAGTTGCGTACACCATTGCATGCAAAGGTGGTTACAGATGGAGAGGCACCGACTTGGATCATTACTGGCGCAAAACCGGATGTGGAAAAAGAAAAAGCTCTTCAGAACAAAGATGGAGTAAGGGTCCTTTCTCTACCTTCGCTGAAAGTGGACATTGTACCACTCTTATCTTTGTTGGGAGAGGAAGGGGTCACGTCGTTATTTGTGGAAGGCGGATCCACGGTAAATGGCAGTTTCCTTAAAGAAAAAGCCATCAATCAGGTCATAACCTATATTGCACCTAAGTTAATCGGAGGAAATGACGCTCCGACGTTAATAGGTGGGGAGGGTTTTGCAACGATGGCAGAAACTGTCGATCTGGAAATAAAAGAATGTACGCAAGTTGGTAAGGACTTGAAGATTGTCTCGGTACCTATATTAAACGGGAAGGAGGAATGA
- a CDS encoding DUF309 domain-containing protein, with product MYPKAYLDYLYHFHCDRDYFECHEVLEEYWKEKDAAEREIHWVGLIQIAVGLYHQRRGNYKGALRMLQNAHSIIGKESAEINALGLDSRKLVILLGERIDCVRREEPYSSLNLPIADPELQISCEAMAKKSRKAWGAASDLLDGSLVNRHTLRDRTEVIAERRRQLNLRKRQE from the coding sequence TTGTATCCGAAAGCTTATCTTGATTATTTATACCATTTTCATTGTGATAGAGACTATTTCGAATGCCATGAGGTTCTAGAGGAATATTGGAAGGAAAAAGATGCAGCCGAGCGGGAGATTCATTGGGTTGGGCTCATTCAGATTGCTGTGGGGCTCTACCACCAGCGACGTGGGAATTACAAGGGAGCTTTGCGAATGCTTCAAAATGCCCATTCGATTATCGGTAAAGAGTCAGCAGAAATTAATGCGTTGGGACTTGATAGTCGTAAATTGGTTATATTGCTTGGAGAGCGGATTGATTGTGTACGAAGGGAAGAACCATATAGCAGCTTGAATTTGCCGATAGCAGACCCTGAACTGCAGATATCTTGTGAAGCTATGGCGAAAAAATCGAGAAAAGCTTGGGGTGCAGCAAGTGATTTGCTTGATGGTTCATTGGTGAACAGGCATACTCTCCGAGATCGTACTGAAGTGATTGCAGAGAGGCGACGCCAGCTTAACCTGCGGAAGCGGCAAGAATAG
- the ribE gene encoding 6,7-dimethyl-8-ribityllumazine synthase, with amino-acid sequence MAKVFEGNLVGTGLRVGIVVGRFNEFITSKLLGGAQDALKRHGVEEGQVDVAWVPGAFEIPLVAKRMADSGKYDAVITLGTVIRGSTPHFDYVCNEAAKGVSQASMQSGIPVIFGVLTTETIEQAIERAGTKAGNKGWEAAASAIEMANLLREF; translated from the coding sequence ATGGCAAAGGTATTTGAAGGGAATTTAGTAGGAACAGGACTTAGAGTAGGGATTGTGGTTGGAAGATTTAATGAGTTTATTACAAGCAAGCTTCTTGGTGGAGCGCAGGACGCTCTCAAAAGACACGGTGTGGAAGAGGGTCAGGTGGATGTGGCTTGGGTACCAGGTGCTTTTGAAATTCCTTTAGTGGCAAAAAGAATGGCTGATTCCGGGAAATACGATGCAGTAATCACACTTGGCACAGTGATCCGTGGCTCGACTCCTCATTTTGATTATGTCTGCAATGAGGCAGCTAAAGGGGTATCCCAAGCTTCCATGCAATCTGGAATTCCTGTTATCTTCGGCGTGCTGACAACAGAAACCATTGAACAGGCTATTGAACGAGCAGGTACGAAAGCAGGTAACAAAGGCTGGGAAGCTGCGGCGTCTGCCATTGAAATGGCCAATTTATTACGAGAATTTTAA
- a CDS encoding bifunctional 3,4-dihydroxy-2-butanone-4-phosphate synthase/GTP cyclohydrolase II: protein MFNSIEEALADLQEGKVIIVCDDEDRENEGDFVSLAEKTTPSVVNFMATHGRGLICVPVQEELAEKLDLVPMVNHNTDSHGTAFTVSIDHISTTTGISAFERSTTILELLSSTSKAGDFKRPGHIFPLVAKKGGVLRRAGHTEAAVDLAQMSGSSPAGVICEIMNEDGSMARVPELRKIADKFDLKMITIKDLIQYRNRKDKLVQREVEIKLPTEFGDFRAVGYSNIVDGKEHVALVKGEISPDKPTLVRVHSECLTGDVFGSNRCDCGPQLHAALAQIDEAGNGVLLYMRQEGRGIGLLNKMRAYKLQEQGYDTVEANEKLGFGADLRDYGIGAQILRDLGVSQMKLLTNNPRKIAGLKGYELEVVDRVPLQMPTKEANENYLKTKHSKLGHMLHF, encoded by the coding sequence ATTTTTAATTCGATTGAAGAAGCATTAGCAGACCTTCAGGAAGGCAAGGTCATCATCGTTTGTGATGATGAGGACAGGGAAAATGAAGGGGACTTTGTTTCCCTTGCAGAAAAGACAACTCCTTCTGTCGTGAATTTCATGGCCACTCATGGGCGTGGATTGATTTGTGTTCCCGTTCAGGAGGAGCTTGCAGAAAAATTGGACCTAGTTCCAATGGTGAACCACAATACGGACTCACATGGAACCGCATTTACTGTAAGTATTGACCATATTTCGACGACAACGGGTATTTCTGCATTTGAACGTTCTACCACCATACTGGAACTGTTATCATCAACATCAAAAGCAGGAGATTTCAAACGCCCTGGACACATTTTTCCGCTTGTGGCAAAAAAGGGTGGGGTCTTAAGAAGGGCAGGACATACAGAAGCTGCGGTAGACCTGGCTCAAATGAGCGGATCCTCCCCAGCCGGAGTGATCTGTGAAATAATGAACGAAGACGGATCTATGGCGCGTGTTCCCGAACTTAGGAAGATTGCCGATAAGTTTGACTTGAAAATGATTACAATCAAAGATTTAATTCAATATCGTAACCGAAAGGACAAACTTGTTCAAAGGGAAGTGGAAATCAAGCTTCCTACCGAATTCGGGGATTTTAGAGCCGTTGGTTATTCCAATATCGTTGATGGCAAGGAACATGTGGCCTTGGTAAAGGGAGAAATTAGCCCTGACAAACCGACACTTGTTCGCGTCCATTCAGAGTGCTTGACAGGAGATGTGTTTGGTTCGAACCGTTGTGACTGCGGACCGCAGTTGCATGCAGCATTGGCACAAATAGATGAAGCTGGCAACGGTGTGCTCCTTTATATGAGGCAAGAGGGGCGTGGCATCGGGCTTCTGAACAAGATGCGAGCCTATAAGCTTCAGGAACAAGGTTACGATACAGTGGAGGCCAATGAAAAACTGGGGTTTGGCGCAGATTTGAGGGATTATGGAATCGGGGCTCAAATTCTCCGGGATCTTGGGGTTTCCCAAATGAAGCTGCTAACGAATAACCCTCGTAAAATTGCTGGATTAAAAGGCTATGAGTTGGAGGTAGTGGACCGTGTGCCACTCCAAATGCCAACAAAAGAAGCGAACGAAAACTATTTAAAAACCAAGCATTCAAAATTGGGGCATATGTTGCATTTTTAA
- a CDS encoding peptidylprolyl isomerase: MAKTGYILMENGEKIEFELYPNEAPNTVANFEKLANEGFYNGVTFHRVIPGFVSQGGDPTGTGAGGSGTTIKCETEGNPHNHEAGSLSMAHAGRDTGSSQFFIVHQPQPHLNGVHTVFGKVTSGLETARNMKNGDVMEKVEVTDAE, encoded by the coding sequence ATGGCAAAAACAGGATACATACTAATGGAAAATGGCGAGAAGATTGAATTCGAACTTTATCCAAACGAAGCACCTAATACGGTTGCTAACTTTGAAAAATTAGCGAACGAAGGGTTTTACAATGGTGTAACTTTCCACCGTGTTATCCCTGGTTTCGTAAGCCAAGGTGGAGACCCGACTGGTACGGGTGCAGGCGGAAGCGGAACTACGATCAAGTGTGAAACAGAAGGAAACCCACATAATCATGAAGCGGGAAGCTTATCCATGGCACACGCTGGAAGAGACACTGGTTCTAGCCAATTCTTCATCGTTCATCAACCTCAACCACACTTGAACGGAGTTCATACGGTCTTCGGTAAAGTGACTTCCGGTTTAGAGACTGCTAGAAACATGAAAAATGGCGATGTTATGGAGAAAGTGGAAGTAACGGACGCTGAATAA
- the ribE gene encoding riboflavin synthase — translation MFTGIIEEIGTIKQIIRGDQAIILEIEAQKVLKDVKLGDSIAVNGVCLTVTTFSANRFTVDVMPETVRATSLQSLNAGSKVNLERAMIANGRFGGHFVSGHVDGTGIIHDKKRVANAVYYTITVNADLSRYLMLKGSVTVDGTSLTIFGVSDHSFTISLIPHTLNETILGGKGKGDTVNIEVDMLAKYMDHLLKQHNQHVGSSPKSGMSASFLEEHGFK, via the coding sequence TTGTTTACGGGAATCATTGAAGAAATAGGAACAATCAAACAAATCATTAGGGGTGACCAGGCAATAATATTAGAGATAGAAGCTCAGAAGGTATTAAAAGATGTAAAGCTCGGGGACAGTATCGCTGTCAACGGTGTGTGTTTGACTGTTACAACTTTCTCGGCGAACCGCTTTACAGTGGATGTCATGCCTGAAACGGTTCGTGCAACTTCCTTACAGTCTTTGAATGCAGGTTCTAAAGTAAACCTCGAACGGGCCATGATAGCAAATGGTAGATTTGGCGGGCATTTTGTAAGTGGACATGTCGATGGAACAGGTATCATTCACGATAAAAAAAGGGTGGCAAACGCTGTCTACTATACCATCACGGTAAATGCTGATCTTTCACGCTACTTGATGTTGAAGGGGTCGGTTACAGTAGACGGTACCAGTTTAACGATATTTGGCGTATCGGATCATAGCTTTACCATATCACTCATTCCACACACATTGAATGAAACCATTCTTGGAGGAAAAGGTAAAGGAGATACCGTAAATATTGAAGTGGACATGCTGGCAAAATATATGGACCATCTGTTGAAGCAACATAATCAACATGTAGGTTCATCTCCTAAGTCCGGTATGTCAGCATCATTTTTAGAAGAGCATGGATTTAAATAA